AGGCTAGACATGCTTATTGATCAAGTATGTTAgacattctttttatttacatatACTGGTTTACATATAGCATTTACATATACTGGTTTACATATACTGGTTTATTGATAATCTTAGTTTCTGCTTTTTAATTTGAATAGAAACACTGGCCTTGCTACTCATGCAGCTGTGTGCTTTTTGCTGAATGAGATGTAACCAGAAcacttttgtttcttttccctTTGATAATCAATTTTGTTTAAAGAAAAGTTGATCTAAACATCCTCAACATACTTGATACATGTTTTGCCCTCTGTACTTTCAGTTTTCATTCTTAGAAAACTCTCTTCAAGTTGAGTAGCATTTACATATACTGGTTTATTCTTTTCCGTACATAAATAGGCTAGACATGCTTATTGATCAAGTATGTTAgacattctttttatttacatatACTGGTTTATTGATCAGGAAACTGTTGAAAAGATTAGAGTTGGGAtcaaagaacaaacagaaatcACTGTTCATTTTATCAGAGGTAAATAACCTGTCTTGGTTGATATATGTAGCCTCTTGAATATTAAGTTTCTTCTAGCTTTCAGCTGATTGCATGAATATTCAGTTATAAAGCTCATCAATTGGTACTTTTACAATTATCTGAtgagtattattttttaatagatgGCTAAGAGGAAGAGCCAAGGGCGCAGGAAATCACATGTTGCTGGGAGCTCCCATGATGCCACGGAGGATGTTGAGGATCGCCACACAGCCCCGGATGATGTTGAGGATCGCCACAGACGGCTGCATGCTTCTTTTCGTAGAGTCAGAGGCAGATTTGGTGAGGACCAGGATGTTGGTGGGACATCAAATGAGGAGCGTCGAGACCCTTGTGAGATGATTCCTGAGCCTTCTCGTCAGACGACTCCCGAGCCTTCTCCGCCTTCTCCGCCTTCTCGTCAGACGACTCCCGAGCCTTCTCCGCCTTCTCGTCAGATGACTCCTCAGAGTTCGGCAGAGAGTGAGCATGAGGTTGATGTGGAGCATGAGGTTGATGTGGAGCTTCAGGTTGATGTGGAGCCTGAGGTTGGTGTGGAGCTTGAGGGTGATGCTGGAGCACGACGGGATGAGGTGCCAGTCCAGACAGAGGCACCGTTTCCAGGGGGGCCTGATGATCTGTCACTGTTGGTCCGTTACCCACATCACGTTGCGCCGTGTCTGTGGCATCATATTATAGGCACCGACCCGCGTTACCCCGATAGAGGTGTGTTGAAGTTTGCCAGCGCTGGGATGAAGCTGGCAAAGCTGACATGTGAGGGCGAGGGAGACGATATGAGCGCTGTTCGTCAGCGTGTGGAGGGGACCGGACTCTATCCGCTCTTCAGTTGCACCTATCTGGAGATAGACACACCCCTTCTATCTGCCCTCGTCGAGAGATGGCATGAGGATACCAGCAGCTTCCACATGCCATTCGGGGAGATGACCATCACCCTGGATGACGTGTCATCTATACTTCATTTGCCGATGGGTGATAGGTTTTATACTCCCGGACAGGCCAGCAGAGAACAGGCAGCGGAGACCTGTGTTCTGCTCTTAGGAGGGGTAGCCACGGACTACATCATGGAGTTTAAGGCGGTGAAGACCATTGGCTTGCGATTCGGGTTCTTGCAGACTCTTTACACTAGGGCTCTTGCTGGTTAGTTGTACTGTATACTTAATTTATTTGCAACTATTATATGTGAATTAAATGATTAATGGTTTCTTTGTTGTACTTTAGAGCATCGGCATGACCATGCAGCACGGATGTGGCTACTTCACCTCCTCGGCTCGACCTTGTTTGCGAACAAGAGTGGAGGACACTACACTTCTGTCCATTGGATCGGCATGCTGCAGCACCTTGATCGGGTGTCAGAGTATGCGTGGGGCGCCATTGCACTAGCTACACTGTATGATGCACTTGGTCATGCCTCACGGAGGAAG
This portion of the Lotus japonicus ecotype B-129 chromosome 3, LjGifu_v1.2 genome encodes:
- the LOC130743732 gene encoding protein MAIN-LIKE 2-like produces the protein MAITLVTTDAIIITSAIILSLLVDIPYASLSLNTGLATHAAVCFLLNEMLDMLIDQFLLFNLNRNTGLATHAAVCFLLNEMKLLKRLELGSKNKQKSLFILSEMAKRKSQGRRKSHVAGSSHDATEDVEDRHTAPDDVEDRHRRLHASFRRVRGRFGEDQDVGGTSNEERRDPCEMIPEPSRQTTPEPSPPSPPSRQTTPEPSPPSRQMTPQSSAESEHEVDVEHEVDVELQVDVEPEVGVELEGDAGARRDEVPVQTEAPFPGGPDDLSLLVRYPHHVAPCLWHHIIGTDPRYPDRGVLKFASAGMKLAKLTCEGEGDDMSAVRQRVEGTGLYPLFSCTYLEIDTPLLSALVERWHEDTSSFHMPFGEMTITLDDVSSILHLPMGDRFYTPGQASREQAAETCVLLLGGVATDYIMEFKAVKTIGLRFGFLQTLYTRALAEHRHDHAARMWLLHLLGSTLFANKSGGHYTSVHWIGMLQHLDRVSEYAWGAIALATLYDALGHASRRKTKQMSGCSSLLVAWVFEHFPPTIIQRIEVPEYTEDQPRACRWMESRAGHAGLMERRVLFDEMTAEDVIWTPYEEHRSHRELDVRALYSGYIRTPIRTAVRPHLPERVMRQFGYVQPIPRHPSVVMGMSSAAEVVDAAYQDYEPHLIPGGVPSIVDGAAVDDYLDWYTGVSHRFIIPDESRADLSAVASLRRAVDLLEQGLEVDDGPPRDTRSRTLLEKCLTVIRDLSRTQGVTFVGVRGGRGRGRGGGGDRGGGRGGGRGRRGRVGRRGRGQ